Within the Streptomyces sp. R41 genome, the region GACCGCCTTCACGGTCCCGTTCCTGGGCATCGGCTCACTCGTGCTGATCAACTCCTCGAACGAGGGAGCGCTGGCCCGTGTCACCGGCTCCCCGCTCGGCCAGGGCCTGGTCCTGCTGGCCCTCGGTCTCTACACCGTCGGCTTCTTCGTCATCCGCCGCCTCGGCAAGATCGAAGTATGAGGGAGGGGTTACGTTGCTGCCGCTGCTGCTCGCCGTCCTGATGGGCGCGGCCGTCGCGGGCGTCCTCCTGGGCATCCGCATGATCCGCGCCGAAGCCAAACTCCCCAGCGACCTCGCGCTCGCCCTGGAGGTCGGCGGAACCCGCGTCTCCAAGGCGGACTCGGCCGTCGACCGCCTCGGCATGCGCTTCGCGCCCACGGTGCTGCGCCTGATGGGCCCCCGCCGCGTCGACGCCAAGCGCCGCCGCATCGACATGGCGGGCAACCCGGGCGGGCTGACGCTGAACCGCTACGCGGCCCGCCGCGCGGTGTACGGCATCTTCGGCGTCGTACTGGCCTTCGTCTTCCTCTCGAACGGCCAGCTCCTCTTCGCCGCCCTGGCACTGGCCTTCGGCCTCCTCGCCGCCGACGCCGCCATCTGGCAGGCCGTCCGCGAACGCAAGGAGGTCATCGACCGCACGCTCCCGGACTTCCTCGACGTCCTTGCCGTCGTCGTCTCGGCGGGCCTCGGCTTCCGCCAGGCCCTTGACCGCGTCGCCGAGAAGTACGAGGGCCCCTGGGCGGACGAGCTGCGCATCACCCTCCGCCAGATGGACATGGGCGTCAGCCGCCGCCAGGCCTTCGACGAGCTCCGCAGGCGCAACTCCTCCGAACAGGTGGCCCAGTTCGTCTCCGCCCTGCAACAGGGCGAGGAGCTGGGCTCCCCCATCGCGGAGACCCTGATCCAACTCGCCACGGACATGCGCCGCACCGACGCCCAGAATGCCCGCCGTCGCGCCGCCAAGACCATCCCCAAGGCGACGATGGTCACTCTGGTCTTCATGCTCCCGGCGACCATGATCCTGATCGCGACGGGGATGTTCTTGGGGTCCGGGACCAACTTCGGCTCGATCTTGGGCCGCTGATGGGCCTCCGGGAGCTGTGGGCGATCGTGCCGCTGGAACGTTCGCAGCTGCGGGCGATCGTGCCGCTCGGGCGGCACCCGTCCCAAAGTGAGCGGCACCCTGCAAGCGCCGGTAAGCACACCCAACCCGAGGGCAACCAGGACGCCGCGGCCCCGGCACAAGGGGCGAGCACAGGTTGGCCCCAGGGCAACGTCGGGTACCTCGCGGACGACGCCCCCGCTCCAGGAAACGTCCGCCTCCAGCTCAACGCCCTCCAGGCCCTCTGCCGCCAGGCCTTCGCCGTACGCCTCGCAGCCATCGCGATAGGCGCCCCCTTCGCGATGAGCAACGCGGCGGACGGCCCGCCCCGCTACGCGGTCCTCGCCGCGGCAGTCCTCGGCGTCATGGGCTCGTACGCCATGCTCAGAGACTGGGACCGCCTGGGCCCCCGTCTCCTCGCGCACCCCACCCTCATGGCAGTGGACCTCACCTTCGGAGCGGTCCTGCTCCTGACGGCGTCCCCCGCTTCCCCTCTCGCCTACGCGACGGTCTGCACCCCACTCCTCGCGGGCCTGCTGTACGGCTGGCGAGGCTCAGGCATCTTCACGGGCCTGCAGCTGATCGTCCTCCTCACGGTCTACCGGGCCTGGGAACACCACCCGGGAGCGGGCGCCAACACCCTCCTCATCGCGGGCTTCTGCGTCGGCGCCGGCATCATCGGCGTAACCCTCCGCAACCTGATGTTCCGCTTCGGCACGGCCAGCCAGGCGCTGTCCGAGGCGACCTCGCGCCTCGCCGTGGCGGAGGCCGTGGAGTCCGAACGGGCCCGCCTGGCCCGCGAGATGCACGACTCCGTGGCGAAGACCCTCCACGGCCTGGCCCTGGCGGCGGAGGCACTGGCCACCTCGGCGGACGAGTCGGACCCGCACACGCTCAAGCGCCAGGCGACGCTGGTGGCGGGCGCGGCCCGCCGCGCCGCGACGGAGTCCCGCGCACTCCTCTCGGACCTGCGCCGCCACACCGACCTCACGACCCCGGACACGGACGTCCTGTCCGAACTCCGCATCCGTACGGCGGAGTTCGAGTCCCGCACGCACCTCACCACGGCGGTACGACACCTGGGCGGGCGCCCGATCCTCCCCTACGCCATGGCCCACCACGTCCTGGCGATCGTGTCCGAGGCCTTGGAGAACGCCCACCGCCACGCGAACGCGAGCAGCGCGACGATCGAACTCGACGTCTCGGAGGCCGAGTTCGCGCTGCGAGTAGTGGACGACGGAGTAGGTCTGCCCCCTTCTCTCGCCCTCGAAGACCTGACGAGAACCGGCCATTTCGGTCTGCTCGGCATGACGGAACGAGCCGCCTCGCTGGGTGGCCGCATCGCCCTGAACCGACCCCCGCAGGGCGGCACCGAGGTCCACCTGACCCTCCCGCTCTCCTCGGCCGCCGCCTCCCCCACACCCCCCACTCCCCAAGAGGAGGCCGCTCATGCCTGACCAGGCACTTACCGGCCCGCCCCTGCGTGTACTCGTCGCCGACGACAACCCGGTCGTCCGGGCGGGCCTGACCGCGCTGCTCGACGGCCACCCGGACATCGAGGTGGTCGCGGCGGCACCGGACGGCGACGAGGCTCTGAGGGCCGCCGCCCGTCTCACCCCGGATGTCGTCCTCCTCGACGTCCGCATGCCCGGCACGGACGGCCTGACCGCCCTCCCCGAACTGGCCCGCCTGGCCCCCGTGATGATGCTGACCTACAGCCGTGAACCCGAGGTCGTGGCCGAGGCCCTGCGCCGGGGCGCGTCTGGCTACTTGGTCCACGGCGAGTTCACCGCCGCCGAACTGATCACGGCCGTACGCGACCTGCGGCACGGCCGGCCAACTGTCCAGGATCCACTCGGAGTTTCGTACGAACCGAACGAACTCGCTTCGCATCTGCAACCATCTATGGCACAGTCGTCAAAGGCTCGATCCGCGTACGCGACGGGGCTGCCCCGGCGCGGCCCCAACCGGCCCGACTTCGGTCTGAGTTCAAGGGAGGTGGAGGTGATGGACCTCATCGCAGCCGGCATGAGCAACCGCCAAATCGCCGCCACCTGCTTCATCAGCGAGAAGACCGTCAAGAACCACATCAACCGCATCTTCGCAAAGCTGCACAGCTCCTCGCGCAGCGAAGCCATCGCCCACTGGCTGGGCACGACCCACGAGGGGTGGAACCGATGACTCCACCCACCAGAAGTTGGGCCCCTGGGCCCACCCGGAGTA harbors:
- a CDS encoding DUF5936 domain-containing protein; amino-acid sequence: MLPLLLAVLMGAAVAGVLLGIRMIRAEAKLPSDLALALEVGGTRVSKADSAVDRLGMRFAPTVLRLMGPRRVDAKRRRIDMAGNPGGLTLNRYAARRAVYGIFGVVLAFVFLSNGQLLFAALALAFGLLAADAAIWQAVRERKEVIDRTLPDFLDVLAVVVSAGLGFRQALDRVAEKYEGPWADELRITLRQMDMGVSRRQAFDELRRRNSSEQVAQFVSALQQGEELGSPIAETLIQLATDMRRTDAQNARRRAAKTIPKATMVTLVFMLPATMILIATGMFLGSGTNFGSILGR
- a CDS encoding sensor histidine kinase, with translation MGLRELWAIVPLERSQLRAIVPLGRHPSQSERHPASAGKHTQPEGNQDAAAPAQGASTGWPQGNVGYLADDAPAPGNVRLQLNALQALCRQAFAVRLAAIAIGAPFAMSNAADGPPRYAVLAAAVLGVMGSYAMLRDWDRLGPRLLAHPTLMAVDLTFGAVLLLTASPASPLAYATVCTPLLAGLLYGWRGSGIFTGLQLIVLLTVYRAWEHHPGAGANTLLIAGFCVGAGIIGVTLRNLMFRFGTASQALSEATSRLAVAEAVESERARLAREMHDSVAKTLHGLALAAEALATSADESDPHTLKRQATLVAGAARRAATESRALLSDLRRHTDLTTPDTDVLSELRIRTAEFESRTHLTTAVRHLGGRPILPYAMAHHVLAIVSEALENAHRHANASSATIELDVSEAEFALRVVDDGVGLPPSLALEDLTRTGHFGLLGMTERAASLGGRIALNRPPQGGTEVHLTLPLSSAAASPTPPTPQEEAAHA
- a CDS encoding response regulator; this encodes MPDQALTGPPLRVLVADDNPVVRAGLTALLDGHPDIEVVAAAPDGDEALRAAARLTPDVVLLDVRMPGTDGLTALPELARLAPVMMLTYSREPEVVAEALRRGASGYLVHGEFTAAELITAVRDLRHGRPTVQDPLGVSYEPNELASHLQPSMAQSSKARSAYATGLPRRGPNRPDFGLSSREVEVMDLIAAGMSNRQIAATCFISEKTVKNHINRIFAKLHSSSRSEAIAHWLGTTHEGWNR